In a genomic window of Amphiprion ocellaris isolate individual 3 ecotype Okinawa chromosome 13, ASM2253959v1, whole genome shotgun sequence:
- the LOC111581156 gene encoding cohesin subunit SA-1 isoform X1: MVRRSSPLDSPEELDDFSDSGSDYEATLKASKRRKRPVPGPLLPKRPRRNAARRVTSSPSNNPIPTPPPDPSLQQQPSSQETPRQVSLRPGRSVDEGKQGISAKDIYDAICSGKSAMVTVVDEWLDSYKQSREAGLLVLINFIVQSCGCKGVVTQEMFGSMENAEIISSLTKEFDEDSVNYPLCTPVPQLKHFKASLCEFARVLVRSCQNSLIYDEYLFPSLLSLLTGLSDSQVRAFRHTSTLLAMKLMTGFVDIVVVVSVQLQTTQRRYDVENSKREHDRASDRLEELQATVSECIENKEELSSMMNSIFRGVFVHRYRDRLPEIRAVCIEELGIWLKTDPEDFLNDGCLKYLGWNLHDKQGPVRLQCVRTLQGLYQEKEFIGRLELFTSRFKERILSMVLDKDPDVAVEVVNLCLLMQQKTEEGLAEDECGHIYPLVYASHRALASAAGVFLYNKLKSVIGSDNQEDNKSNNAAFLQVVISFYIQSEFHEHGAYLVDSLWGVAGSELRDWETMTAFLLQDAGLMYEEEGPLIELMMCAIKQAAQATPPVGRTQGKKILSMKDKKIQEQDRRRITAHFIPLLPQLLAKYSADAGKVSLLLKAPLYFELEMYSSAQWLEKHLDLLLSQICGIVEKHTELTVLEACAHLVTTLCSESYTFSSRAHVAFSQLLDGLTECFSSYLSDLLQGTADDDDTYSAATALKRIAALSSAKDPTGRKLFDSCLELLESGIKSIAPEKELLVSALKCAGLHLMWAKVNAVNSKPAKLELMRLNKEVRSFCQVCQTCLSVNQTEIRDQAFEVLCDLLLLYSESSVRSKPALQALVHLPSDSLRSELAAFLLDYIFIDAEDTELEAKKKEETEISLLQRKRNQLAGYCKLIIYGVLDLTAATDVFKHYSKYFKDFGDIIKETVSKSKLIDPILSAETVCLCLQQLFSEMLTDNRSREDLPEIRDLAKRLAMSFGINLHRVRKPLLALHMNGICFAFRDSPEGEEQHLNVDFLEILSEFSFKLLQQDRTQLADFLKSRCPSAALSWPSVRLYQHSLVARSTSKPREQEEGGDVVSSYRSPVAKRKRTAATGSVSSTAKGSWLTSISIHSNLPSPAFTSTVQKQPTKQPVSRKPRATESDVGTGISELESEDEFSSVSRMRKVKPTKRRMSTFTKPTLDQQDLNSHLNLLSLIEDGNGEREEAEIEDYESDSDPAYTLPSTRHTSASFLDELFD, from the exons ATGGTAAGAAGAAGCTCACCTTTGGACAG TCCTGAGGAGCTGGATGACTTCTCAGACTCTGGCAGTGACTATGAGGCCACGCTGAAAGCCTCAAAGCGACGAAAACGACCAGTACCTGGGCCTTTG CTACCCAAGAGACCCAGGCGTAATGCTGCACGGAGGGTGACGTCCAGCCCCAGTAACAACCCCATCCCCACTCCTCCTCCTGACCCCTCCCTGCAGCAGCAGCCGTCCTCCCAGGAGACACCCAGGCAGGTCTCTCTTAGACCTGGGAGAAGCGTGGATGAGGGGAAGCAGGGTATCAGTGCAAAGGACATCTATGATGCTATCTGCTCTGGAAAGAGTGCCATGGTG ACCGTGGTGGACGAGTGGCTGGACAGCTACAAGCAGAGTCGAGAGGCGGGACTGCTGGTGCTCATCAACTTCATCGTTCAGTCCTGTGGATGCAAAG GCGTGGTTACCCAAGAGATGTTTGGCAGCATGGAGAATGCTGAAATTATCAGCTCACTGACCAAAGAGTTCGATGAG gATTCGGTGAACTACCCTCTATGCACTCCAGTTCCACAGCTGAAGCATTTCAAAGCCAGCCTGTGTGAATTTGCTCGAGTTCTGGTGCGCTCCTGTCAGAATAGTCTCATTTATGATGAATATCTCTTCCCTTCCCTGCTGTCTCTGCTCACCGGCCTGTCAGACTCCCAGGTCCGAGCCTTCAGACACACCAGCACCCTGCTTG CCATGAAGCTGATGACGGGGTTTGTGGACATCGTCGTGGTAGTGTCTGTTCAGCTGCAGACCACCCAGCGCCGATACGACGTGGAGAACAGCAAGAGGGAGCATGACAGAGCCTCTGACAgactggaggagctgcaggccACCGTCAGTGAG TGTATCGAGAACAAAGAGGAGCTGTCCTCCATGATGAATAGCATCTTCcgtggtgtgtttgtgcatcgATACCGCGACCGTCTGCCTGAGATCCGGGCAGTGTGTATTGAGGAGTTGGGCATTTGGCTGAAAACGGACCCTGAGGACTTCCTAAATGATGGGTGTCTTAAGTATCTGGGATGGAACCTGCATGAcaaa caAGGTCCAGTACGTCTGCAGTGTGTACGTACCCTGCAGGGTCTGTACCAGGAGAAGGAATTCATTGGCCGCCTGGAGCTTTTCACCAGCAGATTTAAA gaaAGGATTCTCAGCATGGTGCTGGACAAGGACCCAGACGTGGCAGTGGAAGTGGTCAATCTGTGTCTGCTGATGCAACA GAAGACAGAGGAAGGCCTGGCTGAGGACGAGTGCGGCCACATCTATCCTTTGGTTTATGCTTCACATCGAGCTCTGGCGTCTGCAGCCGGCGTCTTCCTCTACAACAA GCTGAAAAGTGTGATTGGCAGTGACAACCAGGAGGATAATAAAAGCAACAATGCAGCCTTTTTGCAAGTCGTCATCTCCTTCTATATCCAGAGTGAG TTCCATGAGCATGGAGCGTACCTGGTGGACAGTCTGTGGGGTGTGGCAGGATCTGAGCTGAGAGACTGGGAGACTATGACAGCTTTCCTGCTACAGGACGCTG GGCTGATGTACGAGGAGGAGGGGCCGCTCATAGAGCTGATGATGTGTGCCATCAAACAGGCTGCACAGGCAACCCCACCTGTTGGGAGAACTCAGGGCAAAAAG ATCCTGAGCATGAAGGATAAGAAGATCCAGGAACAAGACAGGAGACGCATCACCGCGCACTTCATCCCCTTACTGCCGCAGCTGCTGGCCAAG TACTCAGCAGATGCAGGGAAGGTGAGCCTCCTTCTCAAAGCTCCCCTCTATTTCGAGCTGGAGATGTACAGCAGCGCTCAGTGGCTGGAAAAG CATCTGGACCTGCTGCTGTCCCAGATATGTGGCATTGTGGAGAAGCACACAGAGCTCACTGTGTTGGAGGCTTGTGCCCACCTGGTGACCACTCTCTGCTCCGAGTCTTACACCTTCTCCTCACGTGCACACGTGGCATTCAGCCAGCTGCTCGATGGCCTGACGGAGTGTTTCAGCAGCTACTTAAGTGACCTGCTGCAG GGTACcgctgatgatgatgacacaTACAGCGCAGCCACTGCCTTGAAAAGGATTGCTGCCTTGAGCAG TGCAAAGGACCCGACTGGCCGGAAGCTGTTTGACTCCTGTCTTGAGTTGTTGGAGAGCGGGATTAAGTCCATAGCTCCTGAGAAAGAG ctcttggtctcagctctgaagtGTGCAGGCCTTCACCTGATGTGGGCCAAAGTAAACGCGGTCAACTCTAAGCCAGCTAAG TTGGAACTGATGCGTCTGAACAAGGAAGTGCGTTCGTTCTGCCAAGTCTGTCAgacatgtttgtctgtgaacCAAACTGAGATCAGAGATCAG GCATTTGAGGTGTTGTGTGACTTGCTGCTGCTGTACAGTGAGAGTTCAGTCCGCTCTAAACCTGCCCTCCAAGCACTGGTCCACCTGCCATCTGATTCTCTGCGCTCTGAGCTGGCCGCTTTCCTTCTGGACTACATCTTCATCGACGCTGAAGATACCGAGCTCGAGG ccaagaaaaaagaggagacagagatAAGTCTTCTCCAGAGGAAGCGCAACCAGCTGGCTGGCTACTGTAAACTGATCATCTACGGGGTGCTGGACCTCACTGCTGCCACCGATGTCTTCAAGCACTACAGCAAG TACTTTAAAGACTTTGGGGACATCATTAAAGAGACTGTGAGCAAGAGCAAGCTCATCGACCCCATACTGAGCGCCgagactgtctgtctgtgtctgcagCAG ctgttttCAGAGATGCTTACAGACAACCGCAGCAGGGAGGACCTCCCTGAGATTAGAGACTTGGCCAAGAGGCTTGCCATGAGCTTTGGCATCAATCTGCATCGTGTCCGCAAACCACTGTTGGCCCTACACAT GAATGGTATATGTTTTGCATTTCGGGACTCGCCAGAGGGAGAGGAGCAGCATCTAAATGTGGACTTCTTGGAGATCCTCAGCGAGTTCAGTTTCAAGTTGCTGCAACAGGACCGCACCCAACt AGCTGATTTTCTGAAGTCCCGGTGTCCCAGTGCTGCCCTCTCCTGGCCCTCAGTCAGACTGTATCAGCATTCTTTGGTGGCTCGCTCCACCTCCAAACccagagagcaggaggagggaggtgatGTCGTGTCCTCATACCGTTCTCCTGTAGCCAAACGCAAGAGGACCGCTGCTACAG GTTCAGTGTCCAGCACTGCCAAAGGATCCTGGTTGACCAGCATCAGTATCCACAGCAACCTGCCCAGTCCGGCCTTCACCTCCACTGTCCAGAAACAGCCAACCAAGCAGCCGGTCTCCAGGAAACCCAGAGCCACGGAGTCTGATGTCGGTACTGGCATAAGTGAGCTGGAGTCAGAGGATGAGTTCTCCTCAGT TTCACGGATGCGAAAGGTGAAACCCACCAAGCGACGCATGTCTACATTCACTAAACCAACTTTAGACCAGCAAGACCTGAACTCCCACCTCAACTT GCTTTCTCTGATAGAGGACGgcaatggagagagagaggaggctgagaTTGAAGATTACGAAAGTGACTCTGACCCTGCATATACACTG CCTTCCACACGTCACACCTCAGCCAGCTTCCTCGATGAGCTCTTTGACTGA
- the LOC111581156 gene encoding cohesin subunit SA-1 isoform X2 — MVRRSSPLDSPEELDDFSDSGSDYEATLKASKRRKRPVPGPLLPKRPRRNAARRVTSSPSNNPIPTPPPDPSLQQQPSSQETPRQVSLRPGRSVDEGKQGISAKDIYDAICSGKSAMVTVVDEWLDSYKQSREAGLLVLINFIVQSCGCKGVVTQEMFGSMENAEIISSLTKEFDEDSVNYPLCTPVPQLKHFKASLCEFARVLVRSCQNSLIYDEYLFPSLLSLLTGLSDSQVRAFRHTSTLLAMKLMTGFVDIVVVVSVQLQTTQRRYDVENSKREHDRASDRLEELQATVSECIENKEELSSMMNSIFRGVFVHRYRDRLPEIRAVCIEELGIWLKTDPEDFLNDGCLKYLGWNLHDKQGPVRLQCVRTLQGLYQEKEFIGRLELFTSRFKERILSMVLDKDPDVAVEVVNLCLLMQQKTEEGLAEDECGHIYPLVYASHRALASAAGVFLYNKLKSVIGSDNQEDNKSNNAAFLQVVISFYIQSEFHEHGAYLVDSLWGVAGSELRDWETMTAFLLQDAGLMYEEEGPLIELMMCAIKQAAQATPPVGRTQGKKILSMKDKKIQEQDRRRITAHFIPLLPQLLAKYSADAGKVSLLLKAPLYFELEMYSSAQWLEKHLDLLLSQICGIVEKHTELTVLEACAHLVTTLCSESYTFSSRAHVAFSQLLDGLTECFSSYLSDLLQGTADDDDTYSAATALKRIAALSSAKDPTGRKLFDSCLELLESGIKSIAPEKELLVSALKCAGLHLMWAKVNAVNSKPAKLELMRLNKEVRSFCQVCQTCLSVNQTEIRDQAFEVLCDLLLLYSESSVRSKPALQALVHLPSDSLRSELAAFLLDYIFIDAEDTELEAKKKEETEISLLQRKRNQLAGYCKLIIYGVLDLTAATDVFKHYSKLFSEMLTDNRSREDLPEIRDLAKRLAMSFGINLHRVRKPLLALHMNGICFAFRDSPEGEEQHLNVDFLEILSEFSFKLLQQDRTQLADFLKSRCPSAALSWPSVRLYQHSLVARSTSKPREQEEGGDVVSSYRSPVAKRKRTAATGSVSSTAKGSWLTSISIHSNLPSPAFTSTVQKQPTKQPVSRKPRATESDVGTGISELESEDEFSSVSRMRKVKPTKRRMSTFTKPTLDQQDLNSHLNLLSLIEDGNGEREEAEIEDYESDSDPAYTLPSTRHTSASFLDELFD; from the exons ATGGTAAGAAGAAGCTCACCTTTGGACAG TCCTGAGGAGCTGGATGACTTCTCAGACTCTGGCAGTGACTATGAGGCCACGCTGAAAGCCTCAAAGCGACGAAAACGACCAGTACCTGGGCCTTTG CTACCCAAGAGACCCAGGCGTAATGCTGCACGGAGGGTGACGTCCAGCCCCAGTAACAACCCCATCCCCACTCCTCCTCCTGACCCCTCCCTGCAGCAGCAGCCGTCCTCCCAGGAGACACCCAGGCAGGTCTCTCTTAGACCTGGGAGAAGCGTGGATGAGGGGAAGCAGGGTATCAGTGCAAAGGACATCTATGATGCTATCTGCTCTGGAAAGAGTGCCATGGTG ACCGTGGTGGACGAGTGGCTGGACAGCTACAAGCAGAGTCGAGAGGCGGGACTGCTGGTGCTCATCAACTTCATCGTTCAGTCCTGTGGATGCAAAG GCGTGGTTACCCAAGAGATGTTTGGCAGCATGGAGAATGCTGAAATTATCAGCTCACTGACCAAAGAGTTCGATGAG gATTCGGTGAACTACCCTCTATGCACTCCAGTTCCACAGCTGAAGCATTTCAAAGCCAGCCTGTGTGAATTTGCTCGAGTTCTGGTGCGCTCCTGTCAGAATAGTCTCATTTATGATGAATATCTCTTCCCTTCCCTGCTGTCTCTGCTCACCGGCCTGTCAGACTCCCAGGTCCGAGCCTTCAGACACACCAGCACCCTGCTTG CCATGAAGCTGATGACGGGGTTTGTGGACATCGTCGTGGTAGTGTCTGTTCAGCTGCAGACCACCCAGCGCCGATACGACGTGGAGAACAGCAAGAGGGAGCATGACAGAGCCTCTGACAgactggaggagctgcaggccACCGTCAGTGAG TGTATCGAGAACAAAGAGGAGCTGTCCTCCATGATGAATAGCATCTTCcgtggtgtgtttgtgcatcgATACCGCGACCGTCTGCCTGAGATCCGGGCAGTGTGTATTGAGGAGTTGGGCATTTGGCTGAAAACGGACCCTGAGGACTTCCTAAATGATGGGTGTCTTAAGTATCTGGGATGGAACCTGCATGAcaaa caAGGTCCAGTACGTCTGCAGTGTGTACGTACCCTGCAGGGTCTGTACCAGGAGAAGGAATTCATTGGCCGCCTGGAGCTTTTCACCAGCAGATTTAAA gaaAGGATTCTCAGCATGGTGCTGGACAAGGACCCAGACGTGGCAGTGGAAGTGGTCAATCTGTGTCTGCTGATGCAACA GAAGACAGAGGAAGGCCTGGCTGAGGACGAGTGCGGCCACATCTATCCTTTGGTTTATGCTTCACATCGAGCTCTGGCGTCTGCAGCCGGCGTCTTCCTCTACAACAA GCTGAAAAGTGTGATTGGCAGTGACAACCAGGAGGATAATAAAAGCAACAATGCAGCCTTTTTGCAAGTCGTCATCTCCTTCTATATCCAGAGTGAG TTCCATGAGCATGGAGCGTACCTGGTGGACAGTCTGTGGGGTGTGGCAGGATCTGAGCTGAGAGACTGGGAGACTATGACAGCTTTCCTGCTACAGGACGCTG GGCTGATGTACGAGGAGGAGGGGCCGCTCATAGAGCTGATGATGTGTGCCATCAAACAGGCTGCACAGGCAACCCCACCTGTTGGGAGAACTCAGGGCAAAAAG ATCCTGAGCATGAAGGATAAGAAGATCCAGGAACAAGACAGGAGACGCATCACCGCGCACTTCATCCCCTTACTGCCGCAGCTGCTGGCCAAG TACTCAGCAGATGCAGGGAAGGTGAGCCTCCTTCTCAAAGCTCCCCTCTATTTCGAGCTGGAGATGTACAGCAGCGCTCAGTGGCTGGAAAAG CATCTGGACCTGCTGCTGTCCCAGATATGTGGCATTGTGGAGAAGCACACAGAGCTCACTGTGTTGGAGGCTTGTGCCCACCTGGTGACCACTCTCTGCTCCGAGTCTTACACCTTCTCCTCACGTGCACACGTGGCATTCAGCCAGCTGCTCGATGGCCTGACGGAGTGTTTCAGCAGCTACTTAAGTGACCTGCTGCAG GGTACcgctgatgatgatgacacaTACAGCGCAGCCACTGCCTTGAAAAGGATTGCTGCCTTGAGCAG TGCAAAGGACCCGACTGGCCGGAAGCTGTTTGACTCCTGTCTTGAGTTGTTGGAGAGCGGGATTAAGTCCATAGCTCCTGAGAAAGAG ctcttggtctcagctctgaagtGTGCAGGCCTTCACCTGATGTGGGCCAAAGTAAACGCGGTCAACTCTAAGCCAGCTAAG TTGGAACTGATGCGTCTGAACAAGGAAGTGCGTTCGTTCTGCCAAGTCTGTCAgacatgtttgtctgtgaacCAAACTGAGATCAGAGATCAG GCATTTGAGGTGTTGTGTGACTTGCTGCTGCTGTACAGTGAGAGTTCAGTCCGCTCTAAACCTGCCCTCCAAGCACTGGTCCACCTGCCATCTGATTCTCTGCGCTCTGAGCTGGCCGCTTTCCTTCTGGACTACATCTTCATCGACGCTGAAGATACCGAGCTCGAGG ccaagaaaaaagaggagacagagatAAGTCTTCTCCAGAGGAAGCGCAACCAGCTGGCTGGCTACTGTAAACTGATCATCTACGGGGTGCTGGACCTCACTGCTGCCACCGATGTCTTCAAGCACTACAGCAAG ctgttttCAGAGATGCTTACAGACAACCGCAGCAGGGAGGACCTCCCTGAGATTAGAGACTTGGCCAAGAGGCTTGCCATGAGCTTTGGCATCAATCTGCATCGTGTCCGCAAACCACTGTTGGCCCTACACAT GAATGGTATATGTTTTGCATTTCGGGACTCGCCAGAGGGAGAGGAGCAGCATCTAAATGTGGACTTCTTGGAGATCCTCAGCGAGTTCAGTTTCAAGTTGCTGCAACAGGACCGCACCCAACt AGCTGATTTTCTGAAGTCCCGGTGTCCCAGTGCTGCCCTCTCCTGGCCCTCAGTCAGACTGTATCAGCATTCTTTGGTGGCTCGCTCCACCTCCAAACccagagagcaggaggagggaggtgatGTCGTGTCCTCATACCGTTCTCCTGTAGCCAAACGCAAGAGGACCGCTGCTACAG GTTCAGTGTCCAGCACTGCCAAAGGATCCTGGTTGACCAGCATCAGTATCCACAGCAACCTGCCCAGTCCGGCCTTCACCTCCACTGTCCAGAAACAGCCAACCAAGCAGCCGGTCTCCAGGAAACCCAGAGCCACGGAGTCTGATGTCGGTACTGGCATAAGTGAGCTGGAGTCAGAGGATGAGTTCTCCTCAGT TTCACGGATGCGAAAGGTGAAACCCACCAAGCGACGCATGTCTACATTCACTAAACCAACTTTAGACCAGCAAGACCTGAACTCCCACCTCAACTT GCTTTCTCTGATAGAGGACGgcaatggagagagagaggaggctgagaTTGAAGATTACGAAAGTGACTCTGACCCTGCATATACACTG CCTTCCACACGTCACACCTCAGCCAGCTTCCTCGATGAGCTCTTTGACTGA